The Herbaspirillum sp. DW155 genomic interval GTGCCTTATTGATATCGAATGACGAACACATAAAGGCCCTGATTTTTCGATCAGGGTCTTTGTTTTTTGGTCATGTGCTGCCTAGAACTTTTCGTCCGGCCGCAGATACCGCCACTGACCCGTCGGCAGCTCGCCCAGCTTGACGCCACCGATGCGCACGCGCTTCAAGCCGATCACCTTCAGGCCGACCATATCGCACATGCGGCGGATCTGGCGCTTCTTGCCTTCGCGCAGGATGAAGCGCAGCTGATCCTCGTTCTGCCACATCACCTTGGCCGGACGCAGCGGCTTGCCATCCATGATCAGGCCGTGGTTCAGGCGCTTGAGATCGGATTCGGGCAGCTTGCCCGGGCGGGTGTATTGCACGCGCACCAGGTATTCCTTGTCGACCGCCGAATCCTCGCCGATCAATTGCTTGGCGATGCGGCCATCCTGGGTCAGTACCAAGAGGCCCACCGAATCGATGTCCAGCCGTCCGGCCGGCACCAGGCTCTTCAACTGGCGCGGGTGGAAGCGCATCTCGGTCTGGTCTTCGGCCCAGCGCGACTGTTCGTTGACCAGCACCACGGCCGGCTTGTAGCCATCCTCGGCCTGCCCGCTGACGTAGCCCATAGGCTTGTTGATGAGGATGGT includes:
- a CDS encoding pseudouridine synthase — encoded protein: MTEPVRLSKRMSELGLCSRREADEWIEKGWVRVDGQVVSVLGSKVLPHQKVTVERQASAEQAQRVTILINKPMGYVSGQAEDGYKPAVVLVNEQSRWAEDQTEMRFHPRQLKSLVPAGRLDIDSVGLLVLTQDGRIAKQLIGEDSAVDKEYLVRVQYTRPGKLPESDLKRLNHGLIMDGKPLRPAKVMWQNEDQLRFILREGKKRQIRRMCDMVGLKVIGLKRVRIGGVKLGELPTGQWRYLRPDEKF